In Colwellia sp. M166, a genomic segment contains:
- a CDS encoding GDCCVxC domain-containing (seleno)protein codes for MQSVKLNSTITCPECGHSKTENMPTNACQWFYECESCKVLLKPLKGDCCVFCSYGAVKCPPIQEGQDCCNS; via the coding sequence ATGCAAAGTGTAAAATTAAACTCAACAATAACTTGTCCTGAGTGTGGTCATAGTAAAACAGAAAACATGCCAACCAATGCCTGTCAGTGGTTCTATGAATGTGAATCATGCAAAGTATTATTAAAGCCTTTAAAAGGTGATTGCTGCGTTTTTTGTTCTTATGGAGCTGTTAAATGTCCACCAATTCAAGAAGGACAAGATTGCTGTAATAGCTAA
- a CDS encoding cation diffusion facilitator family transporter, translating to MSDNLHQHSTSHGHSHIPKDMSSSRIGWAFILNVCFTIIEFIGGWLTNSTAIMADAVHDLGDSLSIGLAWGLNKLSKKSHDKMFSYGYHRFSLLGALINGVVLIAGSIWVLTISFPRLLSPEMPDAQGMLWLAILGVIVNGYAAFKLSDGKTLNERVLNWHLLEDVLGWVAVLIVSIVLMFIELPILDPILSIGFTLFILFNVLKNLHTAIRLFLQATPEQAIQEKIKIELSSLKYIEDIHHFHLWSLDGERHVLTAHLVVNHYFDQQEYMAIKHEISTRLSPFHLEHTTLEFEFVDEICRDSKNN from the coding sequence ATGTCCGACAATTTACATCAACACTCAACTAGCCATGGACACAGTCATATTCCTAAAGATATGTCTTCAAGTCGTATTGGCTGGGCATTTATATTAAATGTTTGTTTTACTATTATCGAATTTATTGGCGGCTGGTTAACCAACAGCACCGCAATAATGGCAGATGCGGTTCACGATTTAGGAGATAGTTTATCCATCGGTCTCGCATGGGGATTAAATAAACTCAGCAAGAAAAGCCATGATAAAATGTTTAGTTACGGCTACCATCGCTTCTCTCTATTAGGCGCACTTATTAATGGTGTTGTCTTAATCGCTGGATCGATTTGGGTGTTAACCATCTCATTCCCTCGATTGCTATCGCCAGAGATGCCTGATGCTCAAGGCATGTTATGGTTAGCGATATTAGGGGTGATTGTTAATGGTTATGCTGCTTTCAAATTAAGTGACGGGAAAACATTAAACGAACGTGTACTTAATTGGCATTTACTGGAAGACGTTTTAGGTTGGGTAGCCGTATTAATTGTTTCTATCGTTCTAATGTTTATCGAACTGCCAATACTTGATCCGATACTTTCAATCGGATTTACCTTATTTATTCTTTTTAATGTCTTAAAAAACCTCCATACTGCAATACGTCTGTTTTTACAAGCAACACCTGAGCAAGCCATTCAAGAAAAAATAAAAATTGAATTATCATCATTGAAGTATATTGAAGATATTCATCATTTCCATTTATGGTCCCTTGATGGAGAAAGGCATGTACTTACTGCTCATTTAGTTGTGAATCATTATTTTGATCAACAAGAGTATATGGCAATAAAGCATGAAATATCAACACGACTTAGCCCTTTTCATCTTGAACATACCACACTGGAATTTGAGTTCGTAGACGAAATATGTAGAGACTCAAAAAACAATTAG
- a CDS encoding DUF2946 domain-containing protein gives MKNKLLNFTLVILIVLQSFVAIANSQEIHELDVQHIQIEHSHESDDQVVDNDLSTDNEHNVKDCHHCGHCHGFHTQWLVQTQIFTERPNQIGHQYGYLFQYSSPLHDNPIIPPIS, from the coding sequence GTGAAAAATAAGCTTCTGAATTTTACTTTAGTCATTTTGATTGTATTACAATCATTTGTAGCTATTGCAAATTCACAAGAAATTCATGAATTAGATGTACAGCATATCCAAATAGAACATTCACATGAATCTGATGATCAAGTGGTTGATAACGACCTATCTACAGACAATGAACATAACGTTAAAGATTGCCATCACTGTGGACACTGTCATGGATTTCATACTCAGTGGCTCGTTCAAACTCAAATTTTTACCGAGCGTCCAAATCAAATAGGACATCAGTATGGGTATTTATTTCAATATTCAAGCCCTCTTCACGATAACCCAATAATCCCCCCTATAAGTTAA
- a CDS encoding efflux RND transporter permease subunit, giving the protein MLNRLIDWSVTNRLLVIFALIALTASAFFTIPRLNLDAFPDVTNVQVAINTEAPGLASEEVEQLITFPIEAVMYALPDVEEVRSISKTGLSGITVVFKEGTDIYFARQLVFERLQSAKELIPEGVGTPEIGPNTSGLGQVYQYLLLADEDSGYDSMSLRSLNDWVVKLLLMPVDGVTDVLAFGGNVKQYQVNINPSRLLAYQLTQEDIANALEDNNDNAGGWYMDRGQEQLIIRGVGWLSSDEKGIEELKQIPVKTIAGTVVYLADVATIEFGSEIRQGAVTMTKRVGTNDSKFLGEVVSGIVLKRMGANTKVAIDGIKDRIPLIQQALPKGVTFEPIYDQADLIEKAVSTVAEALTMAFIFIVIVLVLFLLNVRAVLLVLISIPLSVGMALMLMAYNGLSANLMSLGGLAVAIGMMVDGAVVMMENIFKHLSQPDRRHEGMHDSENPFDVEKDTDVSLRIQIAAREVAKPVFFAVTIIMVVFAPLFSLEGVEGKLFQPMAISIMIAMVASLAVSLIVVPALASYLFQRGFKARTSPIVSLLENIYRISLTKAMNAKKVVLMGAGVLLVGTLFLVPNLGTEFVPELEEGTINLRVTMAPSTSLATALSVSPKLEKILLEFPEVIYATSRIGRAEIGGDPEPVSNIEIYIGLKPTAEWTSAKTRHELQGLMEIKLEQFPGLLLNFSQPIATRVDELLSGVKAQLAIKLFGADLDILAQQGQAIVNAIQGVDGARDVAMEPIAGESQLVVRPNRRQLSRYGLSIGDVMRLVRNGIGGQEVGQVINGNERYDIYLRIGKEFRDQQQTIADLRLQAPTGAWVRLGDVADIAIESGPPQVRRDDVQRRVVIQANVQGRDMGSVVKDIREAIASKVDLPPGYSVDIGGQFENQQRAQQRLTIVVPLSIGIIALLLYFAFSSVGQAMLILVNLPLAMIGGIVALYISGQYLSVPSSIGFITLFGVAVLNGVVMVEAINLRIQTGTESIAKAVYEGAISRLRPVLMTAITSALGLIPIIMSSGVGSEIQRPLATVIVGGLVTATFLTLFVLPVLYGWFSKGRIEEMRR; this is encoded by the coding sequence ATGTTAAATCGTTTGATTGACTGGTCTGTCACTAACCGATTATTGGTGATATTTGCCTTGATTGCGTTAACGGCTTCGGCCTTTTTTACTATTCCACGTTTGAATTTGGACGCATTTCCAGATGTGACCAACGTGCAGGTGGCCATTAATACTGAAGCACCTGGTTTAGCTTCGGAAGAAGTAGAGCAACTCATTACTTTCCCCATTGAAGCCGTAATGTATGCATTACCTGATGTTGAAGAAGTACGTTCTATTTCTAAAACAGGGCTGTCTGGTATTACGGTTGTCTTCAAAGAAGGTACCGATATTTATTTTGCTCGTCAATTGGTTTTTGAGCGATTGCAATCAGCAAAAGAATTAATACCTGAAGGTGTTGGTACACCTGAAATTGGTCCAAACACCTCTGGCTTAGGGCAAGTATATCAATACTTACTACTCGCTGATGAAGACTCTGGGTATGACAGTATGTCACTTAGAAGTCTAAACGATTGGGTGGTTAAATTATTATTGATGCCAGTAGACGGAGTTACTGATGTCTTAGCCTTTGGTGGAAATGTTAAACAATACCAAGTAAATATTAATCCATCACGTTTACTTGCTTACCAATTGACCCAAGAAGATATCGCTAATGCATTAGAAGATAATAATGATAACGCTGGTGGCTGGTATATGGATAGAGGCCAAGAACAACTTATTATTCGAGGTGTCGGTTGGTTAAGTAGTGATGAAAAAGGCATAGAAGAACTAAAACAAATTCCTGTCAAAACGATTGCAGGTACTGTTGTTTACCTTGCTGATGTGGCAACTATTGAATTTGGAAGCGAAATTAGACAAGGCGCTGTCACAATGACTAAACGTGTCGGTACTAATGATAGTAAATTCCTAGGTGAAGTTGTTTCCGGTATTGTTTTAAAACGTATGGGCGCAAATACTAAAGTTGCCATTGATGGCATAAAAGACAGAATCCCGCTCATTCAACAAGCCCTGCCAAAAGGTGTAACGTTTGAACCTATTTATGACCAAGCGGATTTAATTGAAAAAGCAGTTAGCACGGTAGCTGAAGCATTGACAATGGCTTTTATCTTTATTGTTATTGTATTGGTACTTTTTTTACTGAATGTACGCGCAGTTTTACTGGTTCTTATTTCTATTCCACTTTCTGTTGGTATGGCCTTAATGCTAATGGCTTACAATGGTTTGTCTGCAAATTTAATGTCACTGGGTGGTTTAGCGGTTGCTATTGGTATGATGGTCGATGGTGCGGTGGTGATGATGGAAAATATTTTCAAACATCTTAGTCAGCCAGACCGTCGTCATGAAGGAATGCATGACAGTGAGAACCCTTTTGATGTCGAAAAAGATACCGATGTTAGTTTGCGTATACAAATTGCAGCAAGAGAAGTAGCTAAACCTGTATTTTTTGCGGTAACAATTATCATGGTGGTTTTTGCACCTTTGTTTAGCTTAGAAGGAGTCGAAGGTAAACTATTTCAACCGATGGCGATTAGTATTATGATTGCTATGGTGGCGTCTTTAGCCGTATCACTCATTGTTGTACCTGCCTTGGCAAGTTACCTGTTTCAACGAGGTTTTAAAGCACGAACCAGCCCTATCGTTAGTCTGCTAGAAAATATTTACCGCATTAGTTTAACAAAAGCGATGAACGCCAAAAAAGTAGTTCTAATGGGGGCTGGAGTCTTACTTGTTGGTACCTTATTTCTAGTGCCAAATTTAGGCACTGAATTTGTACCTGAGCTTGAAGAAGGCACTATTAATTTACGTGTAACAATGGCTCCTTCAACCAGCTTAGCTACTGCCCTCTCCGTTTCACCTAAATTGGAAAAAATATTACTTGAATTTCCTGAAGTAATTTATGCTACCAGTCGTATAGGTCGAGCAGAAATTGGTGGTGATCCTGAGCCAGTGAGTAATATTGAAATCTATATTGGTCTCAAGCCTACAGCAGAGTGGACGAGTGCAAAAACACGCCATGAACTACAAGGTTTGATGGAAATAAAACTTGAGCAATTCCCTGGCTTACTACTGAATTTCTCTCAACCTATCGCAACAAGAGTAGATGAATTACTTTCTGGTGTTAAAGCACAGTTAGCAATAAAACTATTTGGTGCAGATCTCGATATTCTTGCTCAGCAAGGTCAGGCTATTGTTAATGCTATTCAAGGGGTTGATGGTGCAAGGGATGTAGCTATGGAACCAATAGCAGGTGAATCTCAGTTAGTCGTCAGACCAAACCGTCGTCAATTGTCTAGATATGGTTTATCGATTGGTGATGTCATGAGATTAGTTCGAAATGGTATCGGTGGTCAGGAAGTAGGACAAGTCATTAATGGTAATGAACGTTATGATATTTATCTGCGGATAGGCAAAGAGTTTAGAGATCAGCAACAAACTATTGCTGATTTACGACTACAAGCTCCAACAGGTGCATGGGTGCGATTAGGTGATGTTGCAGATATTGCCATTGAATCAGGCCCTCCTCAGGTACGCCGAGATGATGTCCAACGACGCGTTGTTATTCAAGCCAATGTACAAGGGCGAGACATGGGTAGTGTCGTAAAAGATATTCGAGAAGCAATTGCAAGTAAGGTTGATTTACCTCCCGGTTATTCTGTTGATATTGGTGGTCAATTTGAAAATCAACAACGAGCACAACAACGCCTCACTATTGTTGTTCCACTTTCTATTGGCATTATTGCGTTGTTATTATATTTTGCTTTTTCCAGCGTTGGTCAAGCCATGCTCATCCTCGTTAATTTACCTTTAGCTATGATTGGTGGGATTGTCGCCTTGTATATTTCTGGTCAATACCTATCTGTACCTAGCTCGATTGGTTTTATTACCTTATTTGGTGTTGCTGTTCTTAATGGCGTGGTTATGGTTGAAGCGATTAATTTACGCATTCAGACAGGTACGGAAAGTATTGCCAAAGCCGTTTACGAAGGCGCTATATCAAGACTTCGCCCTGTACTGATGACAGCGATTACTTCCGCCCTTGGTTTGATTCCTATTATCATGTCAAGTGGTGTCGGCTCTGAGATACAACGACCATTAGCCACGGTAATTGTTGGTGGTTTGGTCACCGCGACCTTCCTTACTTTATTTGTCCTCCCCGTACTTTATGGTTGGTTTTCTAAAGGTAGGATTGAAGAAATGAGAAGGTAG
- the merC gene encoding organomercurial transporter MerC, with protein MINKLLDKIGSGGVWLAALSCTACFPALGSLTSALGLGFLSSFEGIAVNTLLPIFASLALLVNIYNWYHKKNHLRGSLSIIGPIAVLLTLYPLWQYGWSTYLFYFGISLMVVMSVLDIVKPIKERICKV; from the coding sequence ATGATAAACAAGTTACTCGATAAAATTGGCTCTGGTGGCGTTTGGCTAGCAGCTCTTAGCTGTACTGCCTGCTTTCCAGCATTAGGTTCTTTAACTTCAGCACTTGGCTTGGGATTTCTTTCGTCTTTCGAAGGTATTGCAGTAAATACATTACTACCTATTTTCGCTTCACTTGCGTTACTCGTAAATATCTATAATTGGTATCACAAGAAAAACCATTTAAGAGGATCGTTAAGCATTATTGGTCCTATCGCTGTTTTACTAACGCTATACCCTTTGTGGCAATATGGTTGGAGTACCTATTTATTCTACTTTGGCATAAGTTTAATGGTCGTAATGTCAGTATTAGATATTGTAAAACCTATAAAGGAGCGAATATGCAAAGTGTAA
- a CDS encoding TolC family protein: MKIFFQKNIGAVLCVSMSLAILINIQSVNAQTTSTSWLSMQINKHPDIIAAKEEMNAVFSNAEGNKQPLYNPELETGYEREGDANNYSIGINQTIDWWDKRETKEQQANFSLTQASKHFDFLVQEKTAQALQALVTWQAAKKQAVIAQEQEKQLETLLDIVKDRQKAGDLGQVDAELTFLSLSQMLNVTAKVQVQLKQAEAQTKELLRDWTPDKEVIPAQGLTITNYQLSPQWLEQHPLVLAAKAQWQITRSDAQLALLETKADPTIGFNAGKNDRENVLGVTFSMPLNIRNNYSAQARAANQQAIAAEANFRSVMRKQRFAIQSSTDTLITYQKNYQRWQQLMDGRGKRSGDLLQKQWQSGDVSTTEYLLALQQRAEGLNAGIELQSQFQLSQIDWLLQVGQIKAATLQLSQL, translated from the coding sequence ATGAAAATATTTTTTCAAAAAAATATTGGCGCTGTGCTATGCGTCAGTATGTCTTTGGCTATTTTAATTAATATACAAAGCGTAAATGCACAAACAACATCGACATCTTGGTTATCGATGCAAATAAACAAACATCCCGATATTATTGCCGCCAAAGAAGAAATGAATGCTGTTTTTTCAAATGCTGAAGGAAACAAGCAACCACTTTATAATCCTGAATTAGAGACAGGTTATGAACGAGAAGGTGACGCTAATAATTATTCTATTGGTATTAATCAAACGATTGATTGGTGGGATAAGCGAGAAACGAAAGAGCAACAAGCTAACTTTAGCTTAACTCAAGCAAGCAAACACTTTGACTTTCTTGTTCAAGAAAAGACAGCGCAAGCTTTACAAGCGTTAGTTACTTGGCAAGCAGCTAAAAAACAAGCTGTTATTGCCCAAGAACAAGAAAAGCAGTTAGAAACCTTACTTGATATAGTTAAAGACCGTCAAAAAGCAGGTGATCTAGGGCAAGTAGATGCCGAACTTACTTTTTTAAGTTTATCCCAAATGTTGAATGTTACCGCAAAGGTACAAGTTCAATTAAAACAAGCCGAAGCCCAAACCAAAGAGCTATTGCGAGATTGGACGCCAGATAAAGAGGTTATACCTGCGCAAGGTTTAACTATCACTAATTATCAACTTTCACCTCAATGGCTTGAACAACATCCCTTAGTCTTAGCGGCAAAAGCACAATGGCAAATAACTAGAAGTGATGCTCAACTCGCTTTGTTAGAAACTAAAGCTGACCCAACTATAGGTTTTAACGCAGGCAAAAATGATAGGGAAAATGTACTAGGCGTAACTTTTTCAATGCCTTTGAATATCCGTAACAATTATTCAGCACAAGCAAGAGCTGCGAATCAACAAGCAATAGCTGCTGAAGCAAATTTTCGCTCCGTTATGCGCAAACAGAGATTTGCTATCCAATCAAGCACTGACACCTTAATCACTTATCAAAAAAACTATCAACGTTGGCAACAATTGATGGATGGAAGAGGAAAACGTAGTGGCGATTTACTGCAAAAGCAATGGCAAAGCGGTGATGTAAGTACTACCGAATATTTACTTGCATTACAACAACGTGCTGAAGGTCTTAATGCTGGTATTGAATTACAAAGTCAATTTCAATTAAGCCAAATCGACTGGCTATTACAGGTAGGCCAAATTAAGGCCGCGACTCTGCAATTATCTCAGCTTTGA
- a CDS encoding efflux RND transporter periplasmic adaptor subunit — translation MNKQIKLITLAALFCGITTITTATFANVQSSEKAEKHVEEKDDGHGHEAKNEHKEEKDDGHGHEGKNEHEEEKDDGHGHEGKNEHEEESAGVKLSKEQLNLAEINITVLEPQAMTYSIYAQGEIKANDYTSYLVSPRVDSVILKRYVALGDHVEINQPLVTLFSESMAEAQASYRLADSEWKRVQKLGRKAVGDKRFIEAQTDFEADLGRLYAFGLSADAITSLATSTKKLGQYTLNAETSGAVLSDNFRQGQRIESGGTLFDLADEDTLWVEARLAPSMELDLPKNSKAQVNVGNNTYIATVTQKAHTIDPVTRTRIIRLQVQNDGHKLHPGLFADIYFALETDKKVLTVPEEALMRGSDGDWMVFVEENGEFKGVEVELGRQLGKSREIKGLPAGTRVVTTGAFYVAAEIAKGSFDAHNH, via the coding sequence ATGAATAAGCAAATTAAATTAATAACGCTGGCCGCACTTTTTTGTGGGATAACAACCATAACTACTGCGACATTTGCAAATGTTCAATCATCTGAAAAAGCCGAAAAGCATGTTGAAGAAAAAGATGATGGACATGGACATGAAGCTAAAAATGAACACAAAGAAGAAAAAGACGATGGGCATGGACATGAAGGTAAAAATGAACACGAAGAAGAAAAAGACGATGGGCATGGACATGAAGGTAAAAATGAACACGAAGAAGAAAGTGCGGGAGTTAAACTTTCAAAGGAACAATTAAATTTAGCTGAAATTAACATAACCGTACTAGAGCCTCAGGCGATGACTTACAGTATTTATGCTCAAGGAGAGATAAAAGCGAATGACTATACCAGTTATTTAGTCTCGCCAAGAGTCGACTCAGTGATACTAAAACGCTATGTTGCTTTAGGTGATCATGTCGAAATCAATCAACCGTTAGTCACCCTATTTAGTGAGTCAATGGCTGAAGCACAAGCCAGCTATAGGCTCGCTGATTCAGAATGGAAAAGGGTTCAAAAACTTGGTCGAAAAGCGGTAGGTGATAAACGCTTTATAGAAGCTCAGACCGATTTTGAGGCTGACTTAGGACGATTGTATGCGTTTGGCTTATCTGCTGACGCTATTACCTCTTTGGCTACCAGCACTAAAAAACTTGGACAATACACCCTCAACGCAGAGACTTCTGGCGCTGTATTATCTGATAATTTCCGTCAAGGACAACGCATAGAATCCGGCGGTACTTTATTTGATCTGGCTGATGAGGATACGTTATGGGTTGAAGCACGTTTAGCTCCATCAATGGAATTGGACTTACCCAAAAATTCAAAGGCGCAAGTAAATGTAGGTAACAATACATACATAGCTACGGTCACTCAAAAAGCTCATACCATAGACCCAGTAACACGCACACGCATTATACGTTTACAGGTTCAAAATGACGGCCATAAGCTTCATCCCGGTTTATTTGCTGATATCTATTTTGCCCTTGAAACTGACAAAAAAGTTCTGACTGTGCCTGAAGAAGCATTAATGCGTGGTAGTGATGGTGATTGGATGGTGTTTGTTGAAGAAAATGGCGAATTTAAAGGTGTCGAAGTTGAATTGGGACGACAACTGGGAAAATCACGTGAAATTAAGGGTTTACCAGCAGGCACCAGAGTCGTTACAACGGGTGCTTTTTATGTCGCGGCAGAAATTGCCAAAGGCAGTTTCGATGCTCATAACCATTAA